Proteins from one Aspergillus nidulans FGSC A4 chromosome VIII genomic window:
- a CDS encoding thioredoxin domain-containing protein (transcript_id=CADANIAT00001583), producing MQAQRHQGHDTASGVGPKLVNRLEASKSPYVRAHRHNPVAWQLWDAESMELARRHNRLIFLSIGYSACHWCHVMEKESFMSQEVASILNESFIPIKVDREERPDVDDIYMNYVQATTGSGGWPLNVFLTPDLEPVFGGTYWPGPNAASLLGPETVSFIEILEKLRDVWQTQRQRCLESAKEITKQLREFAEEGTHTFQGDQSDEDLDVELLEEAYQHFASRYDINNGGFSRAPKFPTPANLSFLLRLGIYPSAVTDIVGQEECENATAMAVSTLISMARGGIRDHIGHGFARYSVTADWSLPHFEKMLYDQAQLLDVYADAFKITHNPEFLGAVYDLITYLTSAPIQSTTGGFHSSEDADSLPTPNDTEKREGAFYVWTLKELTQVLGPRDAGVCARHWGVLSDGNIAPENDPHDEFMDQNVLSIKVTPSKLAKEFGLGEDEVVRIIKSGRQRLREYRDKNRVRPDLDDKIIVAWNGLAIGALAKCSVLFEEIDSSKSAQCREAAAKAINFIKETLYDKATGQLWRIYRDGSKGTTPGFAEDYAFLTSGLLDMYEATFDDSYLQFAEQLQRYLNENFLAYAGSSPAGYYTTPSTSAPGSPATLLRLKTGTESAVPSVNGVIARNLLRLSSILEENSYRVLARQTCQSFAVEILQHPFLFVGLLDVIVGLNTGTRNITAVVAADSSLSTSTEGGTPTSAWDGLVKRIRAEAGPTLSTSSNTVAALVDVRNSSQGVSTGNKSSWLRRRNPLFKDLKAGDKNYLLICEEGRCRTVNL from the exons ATGCAGGCGCAACGACACCAAGGCCATGACACTGCAAGTGGCGTGGGGCCCAAGCTTGTGAACCGGCTGGAAGCTAGTAAATCCCCGTAT GTGAGGGCGCACAGGCATAATCCCGTAGCATGGCAACTATGGGATGCCGAAAGTATGGAGCTCGCTCGGCGACATAACCGGCTGATCTTCCTGAGCATTGGGTATTCGGCATGCCACT GGTGTCATGTTATGGAGAAAGAGTCGTTCATGTCCCAAGAAGTGGCTTCAATTCTCAACGAATCATTTATTCCGATCAAAGTTGACCGAGAAGAGCGGCCTGATGTCGACGACATATACATGAACTATGTGCAAGCAACCACAGGATCCGGAGGCTGGCCGCTGAACGTTTTCCTAACACCCGATCTGGAGCCTGTCTTTGGCGGCACGTACTGGCCCGGTCCGAACGCGGCATCGTTGCTTGGCCCCGAAACTGTCAGCTTTATTGAGATTCTGGAGAAGCTGCGTGATGTCTGGCAGACTCAGCGGCAACGCTGCCTCGAAAGCGCAAAAGAGATCACAAAGCAGTTGAGGGAGTTCGCCGAAGAAGGCACACACACGTTTCAGGGTGATCAATCCGACGAAGACCTAGATGTTGAACTCCTAGAGGAGGCGTACCAGCACTTTGCATCCCGATACGATATAAACAATGGAGGATTCTCAAGGGCCCCGAAATTCCCCACGCCAGCCAATTTGAGCTTCCTGCTCCGTCTCGGAATCTACCCGAGCGCCGTGACTGATATTGTTGGGCAAGAGGAATGCGAAAACGCGACGGCAATGGCGGTCAGCACACTTATCAGTATGGCCCGCGGGGGTATACGAGATCACATTGGCCATGGGTTTGCGCGCTATAGTGTGACAGCGGACTGGTCGCTGCCTCACTTCGAAAAGATGTTATATGATCAAGCCCAACTCTTGGATGTCTACGCCGATGCATTCAAGATAACCCACAATCCCGAGTTTCTTGGTGCAGTATACGATCTGATAACGTATCTTACATCCGCCCCAATCCAGTCGACGACTGGCGGTTTCCACTCGTCCGAGGATGCCGACAGTCTACCAACCCCAAATGATACAGAGAAGCGGGAGGGCGCTTTCTACGTCTGGACTCTGAAGGAGCTGACTCAGGTTCTGGGGCCACGAGATGCCGGAGTTTGCGCTCGCCACTGGGGCGTTCTTTCTGATGGGAACATCGCACCTGAAAATGATCCGCATGACGAGTTTATGGACCAGAATGTCCTTTCCATTAAGGTCACACCGAGCAAGTTGGCTAAGGAGTTCGGTTTAGGAGAGGATGAGGTAGTGCGAATTATCAAATCAGGTAGGCAAAGGTTACGCGAGTATAGGGATAAAAATCGCGTACGGCCAGACCTTGACGACAAAATCATTGTAGCGTGGAACGGATTGGCGATTGGCGCTTTGGCCAAGTGCAGTGTTTTGTTTGAAGAAATCGATAGTTCAAAATCAGCCCAATGCAGGGAGGCGGCGGCCAAGGCAatcaacttcatcaaggaGACTCTATATGACAAAGCCACAGGTCAGCTCTGGCGGATTTACCGAGACGGAAGCAAAGGAACAACTCCAGGATTCGCAGAAGACTATGCTTTTCTGACTAGCGGTCTGCTGGATATGTACGAGGCGACATTTGACGACAGCTACTTGCAGTTTGCAGAACAGCTACAAC GCTATCTCAATGAGAATTTCCTCGCATATGCAGGGTCGTCCCCAGCAGGCTACTACACCACTCCATCAACGTCAGCTCCAGGCTCCCCCGCTACTCTGTTGCGGCTAAAGACCGGTACCGAATCGGCCGTGCCATCAGTCAATGGAGTCATCGCGCGAAATCTCCTGCGCCTTTCAAGTATCCTCGAAGAGAACAGCTATCGTGTCCTCGCGCGGCAAACCTGCCAATCCTTCGCGGTGGAAATCCTCCAGCATCCGTTCCTTTTCGTTGGGCTCCTAGACGTAATCGTTGGATTGAATACAGGAACAAGGAACATTACAGCCGTAGTCGCCGCGGATTCAAGCCTAAGCACCTCAACCGAAGGAGGTACACCGACGTCGGCATGGGATGGCCTGGTTAAAAGAATTCGCGCTGAAGCGGGCCCAACGTTATCGACATCTTCAAACACGGTTGCAGCTTTAGTGGATGTCCGAAATTCGTCACAGGGAGTATCTACTGGAAATAAGTCTTCCTGGCTTCGCAGACGAAATCCGTTATTCAAGGACCTGAAGGCTGGGGACAAGAACTATTTGCTAATCTGTGAGGAAGGGCGTTGTCGCACAGTTAATTTATGA
- a CDS encoding WD40 repeat domain-containing protein (transcript_id=CADANIAT00001584) has product MAVSSHRDDFFQTTSALDEQRRKEAKSINTNGSPIRLQSKILAVKPDPFDLGSVFVAQSGGTVRKIVLATGETASIFKGPTAPITSLCFSPNGRILFAGCWDKTIWSWDVNSTQRKLQYEGHTDFVRSVVTTRVNGQDLLVSGGADAQILVFDISSGQRLHVWKGHAKGVQDLLIDPLTLDDNSTEQIVFSAGSDREIRQFDLSKGSQDLTGTEALLAHDTNVYKLHFDQDGDLWTASADKTTKCLIREDGWKANLTLTHPDYVKDVVVDERGGWVITACRDEEIRVWNRSTGQLYHTFSGHYEEVTGLVLLGTMLVSVSIDATIRQWSLKPDDLRNAVAQATEHPTDEPSTNPESMLTEEEERELAELLEDD; this is encoded by the exons ATGGCTGTTTCTTCCCATCGGGACGACTTCTTCCAGACTAC TTCTGCTCTTGATGAACAGAGGCGAAAGGAGGCCAAGTCAATTAATACCAATGGCTCTCCTATCCGACTGCAAAGCAAGATCCTCGCCGTTAAACCGGATCCTTTCGACCTTGGCTCTGTATTTGTGGCCCAGAGCGGCGGAACAGTCAGGAAGATAGTTCTCGCA ACCGGTGAAACTGCTTCCATCTTCAAGGGACCGACTGCCCCCATCACGAGCCTTTGTTTTAGCCCAAACGGCCGGATTCTGTTCGCGGGATGCTGGGATAAAACAATCTGGAGCTGGGATGTAAACTCAACACAACGAAAGCTACAGTATGAGGGACACACCGACTTTGTGAGGTCGGTCGTAACTACGAGGGTCAATGGCCAGGATCTCCTAGTGTCAGGCGGCGCCGATGCGCAAATACTTGTATTTGACATCTCAAGCGGGCAACGGCTGCACGTATGGAAGGGTCATGCAAAGGGCGTTCAGGACCTCCTGATTGATCCGCTCACGTTAGATGACAACAGCACCGAGCAAATCGTTTTCAGCGCCGGTAGCGACAGGGAAATACGACAATTTGATCTATCCAAAGGCAGTCAGGACCTCACAGGCACAGAAGCTCTTTTGGCCCACGATACGAACGTTTACAAACTCCATTTCGATCAAGATGGTGATCTCTGGACAGCTTCAGCGGATAAAACGACAAAATGTCTTATTAGAGAGGATGGCTGGAAGGCAAACCTCACACTCACTCATCCCGATTACGTCAAGGATGTCGTCGTCGATGAGCGAGGGGGCTGGGTTATCACCGCGTGtcgagatgaagaaatccgTGTGTGGAACCGATCG ACTGGACAATTATACCACACATTTTCTGGGCATTACGAGGAAGTAACAGGCCTGGTTTTACTAGGAACAATGCTGGTGAGCGTCAGCATTGACGCCACCATTCGACAGTGGTCTCTGAAACCTGATGACCTGCGGAATGCCGTAGCACAGGCAACAGAACATCCAACTGACGAACCATCAACCAACCCAGAATCTATGCtgacggaggaagaggagcgagaGCTAGCAGAGTTACTGGAAGATGAttaa
- a CDS encoding putative G2/M phase checkpoint control protein Sum2 (transcript_id=CADANIAT00001585) produces the protein MDMNHLIGQRFNLISKSDIRYVGTLHEINPEASTIALQNVVSYGTEGRRGNPDEELPPSSSVYEYIVFRGSDVKDISVAEDKKENAQPEPPQMPDDPAILGSVPRPGPGSGPGPVPQGLPSQPQPQQPLQQPPQGPRPPPPGYPQQPQFQGYYNPYGPRYPPFPPGPGYPAMPYGAPPGWYPPPGQGFPPGPGQFPPQVPIGPPGQHQTPPSQRAAPTAPKTTSELPVGDRPLNKPAAQDASPAVTAATESAPPPPVESKPSVAEAVKATTAGPAERAPPTGPSGRAPPVIPITPAKTSAPASVNAPLAPAAVNNVTQGTAQAAISEATRAATAAVAAAMAKLPQPNGQKKPQHADTSVEVITKQMGDMKPYDSRASRGGQHARGRGGHRGQHHAQANKKVEVPQTDYDFETANAKFNKQDLVKEAIASGSPLEEAESPAQIATAAEPPTTTQSATVYNKSTSFFDNISSEARDREEGSNVRPGGREWRGEEEKRNIETFGQGSVDGYRSSYRGRGRGRGYGRGRGGYGRGYGSRGRGGRNMSQSTGVPTAN, from the exons ATGGACATGAACCATTTAATAGG TCAACGGTTCAACCTGATCTCAAAGAGCGATATTCG CTATGTCGGCACGTTACATGAGATCAACCCGGAAGCTTCTACGATCGCCTTGCAAAATGTCGTTTCTTATGGAACTGAAGGCAGGCGAGGCAACCCTGACGAAGAATTACCCCCATCTAGCAGTGTTTACGAATACATTGTCTTCCGTGGAAGCGATGTGAAGGACATTAGTGTTGCTGAGGATAAGAAGGAGAACGCTCAGCCTGAGCCGCCTCAGATGCCCGATGATCCAGCCATTCTAGGG AGCGTGCCTCGCCCCGGTCCTGGTTCCGGTCCCGGCCCAGTTCCTCAAGGTCTACCTTCCCAGCCACAACCTCAGCAGCCTCTGCAACAACCACCTCAAGGTCCTCGCCCTCCACCTCCCGGCTACCCTCAGCAACCCCAATTCCAGGGCTATTACAACCCGTATGGTCCACGGTACCCCCCATTCCCACCTGGCCCCGGATATCCGGCTATGCCATATGGAGCGCCTCCTGGCTGGTATCCCCCTCCTGGTCAAGGCTTCCCTCCAGGCCCTGGACAATTTCCCCCTCAGGTGCCGATCGGACCTCCTGGTCAGCATCAAACGCCACCTTCTCAACGCGCTGCTCCTACTGCGCCCAAAACAACCTCCGAGCTTCCGGTCGGTGATCGTCCCTTGAACAAGCCGGCTGCACAGGATGCTAGTCCTGCCGTCACCGCGGCAACGGAGAGTgcaccgcctcctcctgtTGAGTCCAAGCCTTCCGTTGCAGAGGCTGTGAAAGCGACGACTGCTGGTCCAGCCGAAAGAGCCCCACCAACCGGACCCAGTGGACGCGCACCGCCTGTGATTCCCATTACCCCAGCCAAAACGAGTGCCCCCGCTTCCGTCAACGCTCCTCTCGCGCCTGCCGCCGTCAATAATGTGACACAAGGTACCGCTCAGGCTGCCATCTCGGAGGCGACTCGCGCggctactgctgctgtcgCGGCTGCTATGGCCAAGCTGCCCCAGCCTAACGGACAGAAAAAGCCACAGCACGCGGATACCTCAGTTGAAGTAATTACGAAACAGATGGGCGATATGAAACCATATGATAGCCGCGCTTCTCGTGGCGGTCAGCACGCGCGTGGTCGCGGTGGCCACCGCGGTCAGCACCATGCGCAGGCTAATAAGAAGGTCGAAGTTCCCCAGACGGATTATGACTTTGAGACAGCAAATGCCAAGTTCAACAAGCAAGATCTGGTTAAGGAGGCTATTGCCTCTGGCTCCCCCCTTGAGGAGGCTGAATCTCCTGCGCAGATTGCTACAGCTGCTGAGCCTCCTACGACGACCCAAAGCGCGACTGTTTACAATAAGTCGACATCATTCTTTGACAACATCTCTAGCGAGGCTCGCGATCGAGAGGAAGGCTCCAATGTTCGGCCTGGTGGCCGTGAATggcgcggcgaggaggagaagcgaAATATTGAGACGTTTGGCCAGGGTAGTGTTGACGGCTACCGCAGCAGCTACCGGGGCCGCGGCAGAGGTCGTGGCTATGGTCGAGGCCGAGGTGGCTACGGCCGTGGCTACGGCTCCCGAGGACGCGGCGGCCGCAACATGTCGCAGTCAACTGGCGTTCCCACCGCAAACTAA
- a CDS encoding uncharacterized protein (transcript_id=CADANIAT00001586), giving the protein MSPTERLSKVVDAVTGRGAVQEPNNLPWDPNSSRFPSRRELPKIPGAPDDAAWVWGKDDQIGRLNLLTPARVKAAAAEIKTGEMVRLDLPLDVPKTPSFGREVFQHKIKPLGSGVGYDDLYTMNTQSGTQWDGFRHIDAKYSPKFAHLGSKCFYNGVRDKTDNTKATSADIEGPNPTTRCSIHHWSTHCIASRAVLLDYKSYAEAHNVNYDPYTSHAISYADLVACGRYQNLDIRPESAGGDLKPGDILLVRSGFVQRYNELTPSQRESAAQRTGADIAWAGLKQEEEILDWLHDSYFAAVAGDSPTFECWPVSATEGGRGSIGFMHQNILALWGMPLGEMWDLERVAEVCKKERRWTFFLTSAPANVVGGVSSHPNATAIF; this is encoded by the exons ATGAGCCCAACCGAACGCCTCTCAAAGGTCGTCGACGCCGTCACAGGTCGCGGAGCAGTCCAGGAACCCAATAATCTTCCCTGGGACCCCAATTCTTCGCGGTTCCCCTCCCGCAGAGAACTGCCGAAGATTCCTGGAGCCCCAGACGATGCGGCCTGGGTATGGGGGAAGGATGACCAG ATTGGCCGATTGAATCTCCTCACACCGGCCAGGGTTAaggccgcagccgcagaaaTCAAGACTGGGGAGATGGTTCGGTTGGA CCTCCCTCTCGACGTGCCCAAGACCCCTTCGTTCGGCCGTGAGGTCTTCCAGCACAAGATCAAGCCGCTAGGCAGCGGTGTCGGGTATGATGATTTGTATACTATGAACACGCAGAGCGGAACACAATGGGATGGGTTTCGGCAC ATAGATGCTAAGTATAGTCCTAAGTTCGCCCACCTGGGCTCGAAATGCTTCTACAACGGGGTTCGT GATAAGACTGACAATACAAAGGCAACATCCGCCGACATCGAAGGTCCTAATCCCACAACCCGCTGCAGCATCCACCACTGGTCAACGCACTGCATCGCGTCGCGCGCAGTTCTACTAGACTACAAATCCTACGCCGAAGCTCATAACGTAAATTACGATCCCTACACCTCGCACGCCATCTCCTATGCGGACCTAGTCGCCTGCGGCAGATACCAAAATCTCGACATCCGACCCGAGTCTGCCGGCGGAGACTTGAAACCCGGCGATATCCTACTCGTGCGCTCGGGCTTCGTCCAGCGATACAATGAACTCACACCTTCGCAACGAGAAAGCGCAGCTCAACGTACTGGCGCCGACATTGCTTGGGCTGGACtgaagcaggaagaggagatttTGGACTGGCTGCATGATAGCTACTttgcggctgtggctgggGATAGTCCGACGTTCGAGTGTTGGCCTGTTAGCGCTACCGAGGGGGGAAGGGGATCTATTGGGTTTATGCATCAAAATATTTTGGCGCTATGGGGGATGCCCTTGGGGGAAATGTGGGATCTCGAGAGGGTTGCGGAGGTCTGtaagaaggagaggaggtggacgttcttcttgaccagTGCGCCGGCGAATGTTGTTG GTGGCGTGAGTTCGCATCCTAATGCCACAGCCATCTTCTAG
- a CDS encoding putative nuclear RNA binding protein (transcript_id=CADANIAT00001587), with product MRTAEMSSASASRAASRSVDINYSDADHQLQRSLQSRSRSPNARSTSYSSYSRQQEWSASHSSIEPDSFSEVSGQFDDADEPECLPNEHKGVAVRVDVTTDCSPSSHSVKRRRSNDWPRRSVEREIEAAGRREEQQHQYASGARQRWFSHYGRHASPGSRSRSPRRARPGRRSRFVEGHMADTVSEKPPSIFFPDEARNETTARGASTNRGAGIFRFGKAIASAFNPFGGWGSVSEFWKGSHTQDDNRVQERANDRLRQAEMAYEELKRSGYQGTVKGRYLQSLGTGTGGASCPDQTWKSIQEKMEYGGAGNSGFGHHPRQSSSQTATTRDANNGSSLRPILPDLRKAKSSLAIPSIKKQDGMSSLLQHIDNRDPEVRRQKSRKDMQRQAKLLKRVSNLEDKLERAKRELRELAGEEELLLRSSLNEERPYQRRFVPGKLPSLPSERLLQDSQPAMLPVNTLQIPEPEDQSQIFLRKTRIKPPKPWRRASESRSISARSASRKRKSPDPESRKEQDLSDPQQQCPPLPQTDGQQLQDKNTNPTTGHTEAKPTPEPAEEVTIKTPSRKPKLPKNARSDSPGSVEQKQKQRQSPAAENNPSTSPAADRASPPASVSRPLRSTTRNRSVTPVLRMKRGRGDLRSTTSPAHGHGRGRSPGPSFGDDKENQHCDGLGGDEHPNGIVKKLGQQPQQQDIKTGQHDESATPSSAPMSTRRKARYEYIPPVPPLPKDLAATAAKVDRRLAREMGKRKEQMERDGKTVKKGTDGFQWPEEFF from the exons ATGCGGACTGCGGAG atgtcttctgcttcagcctctCGAGCTGCGAGCCGAAGCGTCGACATCAACTACAGTGATGCAGACCACCAGCTCCAGCGCTCGCTCCAGTCACGCAGCCGTTCGCCCAATGCCCGCAGCACCAGCTATTCATCTTACTCCCGGCAACAAGAATGGAGCGCTAGTCACAGCAGCATTGAGCCCGACTCCTTCTCTGAAGTATCAGGCCAATTTGACGATGCAGACGAGCCAGAATGTTTGCCTAATGAGCACAAGGGCGTAGCGGTCCGTGTGGATGTGACGACCGATTGCTCTCCGTCTTCGCATTCAGTCAAGAGGCGACGATCGAATGATTGGCCGCGGCGGTCTGTGGAAAGAGAGATCGAGGCGGCTGGGCGAAGGGAagaacagcagcatcagTATGCTTCTGGAGCCCGTCAGCGGTGGTTCAGTCATTACGGAAGGCATGCCTCGCCGGGATCACGATCACGATCACCGAGACGAGCACGGCCTGGGCGCAGGTCTCGCTTTGTCGAGGGCCATATGGCCGATACCGTGAGCGAGAAGCCGCCTAGTATCTTCTTTCCGGATGAAGCGCGCAATGAGACCACCGCTCGCGGTGCGTCCACAAATCGCGGCGCGGGAATCTTTCGCTTCGGCAAAGCCATTGCGTCCGCATTCAATCCGTTTGGTGGTTGGGGCAGCGTATCCGAGTTCTGGAAGGGCTCTCACACTCAGGATGACAACCGGGTGCAGGAGCGTGCGAATGACCGGCTCAGACAGGCAGAGATGGCGTACGAGGAACTCAAACGGTCTGGATACCAAGGTACTGTTAAGGGGAGATATCTCCAAAGCCTTGGGACTGGAACGGGAGGAGCCAGCTGTCCGGATCAGACGTGGAAGTCTATTCAAGAGAAGATGGAGTACGGGGGCGCCGGTAACAGTGGCTtcggccatcatcctcgacaGAGCTCCAGTCAAACTGCGACCACCCGTGACGCTAATAATGGGAGCTCGCTGCGTCCGATATTACCGGATTTACGGAAAGCCAAGTCATCGCTAGCGATCCCTTCGATCAAGAAACAAGACGGCATGTCGTCTCTCCTGCAACATATCGATAATCGTGACCCGGAAGTTCGGCGCCAGAAGTCTCGCAAGGACATGCAGCGGCAGGCTAAGCTCTTGAAGCGAGTCAGTAACCTGGAGGATAAGCTTGAACGGGCAAAGCGAGAGCTGCGAGAACTcgcgggcgaggaagagctaTTGCTGCGCAGCAGTCTCAACGAGGAAAGACCGTATCAGCGGAGATTTGTCCCAGGCAAATTGCCCTCACTACCTTCGGAAAGACTTCTTCAGGACTCTCAACCGGCAATGCTACCAGTAAACACACTCCAGATCCCCGAGCCCGAAGACCAATCTCAAATATTTTTGAGGAAAACGCGCATAAAACCACCTAAACCATGGCGCAGAGCGTCTGAATCTAGGTCTATTTCCGCCCGCAGCGCATCCCGCAAACGCAAATCGCCGGACCCCGAATCGAGAAAGGAACAAGATCTGTCCGATCCGCAACAACAGTGCCCACCCCTACCACAGACCGACGGCCAACAACTGCAGGATAAGAATACGAATCCAACCACAGGCCATACAGAAGCAAAACCAACCCCAGaaccggcggaggaggtcaCAATAAAAACCCCTTCTCGAAAGCCAAAACTCCCTAAGAATGCCCGCAGCGATAGCCCTGGGTCCGTGgagcagaaacagaaacagagacAAAGCCCAGCGGCCGAGAACAATCCCAGCACATCCCCGGCTGCAGATCGAGCGTCACCGCCGGCATCGGTAAGTCGACCGCTGCGATCTACGACACGCAATCGCTCCGTCACTCCAGTTCTACGTATGAAACGAGGTCGTGGAGATCTACGCTCCACGACATCGCCGGCGCACGGGCATGGCCGTGGCCGTAGTCCTGGACCTAGTTTTGGCGACGACAAAGAGAATCAACATTGTGATGGGCTAGGGGGCGACGAGCACCCCAACGGTATCGTTAAGAAACTAGGACAgcagccacagcagcaagACATCAAAACTGGTCAACATGACGAATCTGCAACGCCAAGCTCCGCCCCAATGTCTACCAGGAGAAAAGCGCGGTACGAGTATATCCCGCCAGTGCCTCCGCTACCCAAAGACTTGGCTGCGACAGCGGCGAAGGTTGATCGTCGTTTAGCCAGAGAAatggggaagagaaaggaacagatggagagagatggaaaGACTGTTAAAAAGGGTACTGACGGGTTTCAGTGGCCTGAGGAGTTTTTCTGA